In Cydia strobilella chromosome 8, ilCydStro3.1, whole genome shotgun sequence, one DNA window encodes the following:
- the LOC134743786 gene encoding dynactin subunit 6, with translation MANNVKILPGATVCEDCTLEGDITIGGGTVIHPRVTIIAEGGPIIIAEYCIIEEYTTIIHKKSDNQEDPPKPLLIGAHNAFEVGCKLESYCGHVGESNVFECKSFVGVDVKVGSGCVIGASCQLTAPQTLADNTVIWGSEHQIREALEKQPSQLLQLDFLGKVMPNYHRLRKPNIHKRAPSSRQSQETSPKS, from the exons ATGGCTAATAA CGTTAAAATACTCCCTGGAGCCACGGTATGCGAGGACTGCACATTAGAAGGTGACATCACCATCGGCGGAGGTACCGTCATTCACCCAAGAGTCACCATCATTGCTGAAGGCGGCCCTATTATCATAGCTGAATACTGTATCATTGAAGAGTATACCACCATTATACACAA AAAAAGTGACAACCAAGAGGATCCACCAAAACCTCTATTGATTGGTGCCCACAACGCCTTTGAGGTTGGCTGCAAACTGGAGTCCTACTGCGGACATGTTGGAGAGAGCAATGTGTTTGAATGCAAGTCCTTTGTGGGAGTGGATGTTAAAGTTGGCAGCGGTTGTGTTATAG GAGCATCATGTCAACTGACCGCACCACAAACCTTAGCAGACAACACAGTTATCTGGGGATCAGAGCACCAAATCAGAGAAGCGCTAGAAAAGCAGCCGTCTCAGCTCTTACAACTAGACTTCCTAGGCAAAGTGATGCCTAATTACCATAGGCTTAGGAAACCTAACATTCACAAGCGGGCACCGTCTTCCAGGCAATCGCAGGAGACTTCGCCTAAATCATAA